A single genomic interval of Lathyrus oleraceus cultivar Zhongwan6 chromosome 7, CAAS_Psat_ZW6_1.0, whole genome shotgun sequence harbors:
- the LOC127101159 gene encoding uncharacterized protein LOC127101159: MANSYFAKRNHIFLSVSSDRDSSLSLTTDSDSMFEFQESDIYNSNHDNSAEFAKSFHGSRSVKKPSSSKTKDHDVGRTPASVPVNVPDWSKILGDEYTSSYTKRSGMEDEGEDEDENGWLPPHEFLARKRVASLSVQEGIGRTLKGRDLSRLRNAIWAKTGFQ; the protein is encoded by the coding sequence ATGGCAAACAGTTACTTCGCAAAAAGAAACCACATCTTTCTTTCCGTTTCAAGTGACAGAGACTCTTCTCTATCGTTAACAACGGATTCAGATTCCATGTTTGAATTCCAAGAATCAGACATTTACAATTCCAATCATGATAACTCGGCGGAGTTTGCCAAATCTTTCCATGGCTCTCGCTCTGTCAAGAAACCGTCTTCATCGAAGACAAAGGATCATGACGTCGGAAGAACTCCGGCGTCCGTGCCAGTTAACGTCCCCGATTGGTCGAAGATCCTCGGGGACGAGTACACAAGTAGTTACACGAAGAGAAGTGGCATGGAGGATGAGGGAGAGGATGAAGATGAGAATGGGTGGTTACCACCGCATGAGTTTTTGGCGAGGAAGAGAGTGGCTTCTTTGTCAGTGCAGGAGGGTATTGGAAGGACTCTTAAGGGAAGAGATCTTAGTAGGCTCAGAAATGCAATTTGGGCAAAAACTGGCTTCCAATGA